A genomic region of Thermococcus sp. contains the following coding sequences:
- the tpiA gene encoding triose-phosphate isomerase encodes MEKLNEPIIAINFKTYIEATGKRALEIAKAAEKVWKETGVTMVVAPQLADLRMIAESVEIPVFAQHIDPIKPGSHTGHVLPEAVKEAGAVGTLLNHSENRMVLADLEASIRRAEEVGLMTMVCSNNPAVSAAVAALGPDYVAVEPPELIGTGIPVSKAKPEVITDTVALVRKVNPDVKVLTGAGISTGEDVKKALELGSVGVLLASGVTKAKDPEKAIRNLVSLII; translated from the coding sequence CAAGACCTACATTGAGGCAACCGGGAAGAGGGCATTGGAGATAGCCAAGGCCGCGGAAAAAGTCTGGAAAGAGACGGGGGTAACCATGGTCGTCGCCCCACAGCTGGCCGACCTCAGGATGATAGCCGAGAGCGTTGAGATTCCCGTATTTGCCCAGCACATCGACCCAATAAAGCCCGGAAGTCACACGGGTCACGTTCTGCCCGAGGCGGTAAAGGAGGCCGGTGCCGTAGGAACGCTCCTCAACCACTCGGAAAACAGGATGGTTTTAGCGGACCTCGAGGCGAGCATCAGAAGGGCCGAAGAAGTCGGACTGATGACGATGGTCTGTTCCAACAACCCTGCCGTTTCAGCCGCCGTTGCCGCCCTCGGTCCAGACTACGTAGCGGTTGAGCCTCCAGAACTCATCGGAACAGGGATACCCGTCAGTAAAGCCAAGCCCGAAGTGATAACCGACACGGTGGCACTCGTCAGGAAGGTCAACCCCGACGTTAAAGTCCTCACAGGGGCGGGCATCTCCACAGGGGAGGACGTCAAGAAGGCCCTTGAGCTGGGGAGCGTCGGCGTCCTCCTTGCGAGTGGCGTCACGAAGGCGAAGGATCCTGAGAAGGCGATAAGGAACCTGGTCTCATTGATAATCTGA
- a CDS encoding DNA-directed DNA polymerase II large subunit, translated as MSEELYSPEMKAYFESLQREIDRAYEIARKARAQGKDPSLEVEVPQATDMAGRVESLVGPKGVAPRIRELVKEYGKEIASLKIVDEIIDGKFGDLGSKERYAEQAVRTALAILTEGIVSAPLEGIADVKIKRNTWADNSEYLALYYAGPIRSSGGTAQALSVLVGDYVRKKLGLNRFKPSEEHIERMVEEVDLYHRAVTRLQYHPEVDEVSLAMKNIPIEITGEETDKVEVSHRDVPGVETNHIRGGAILVMAEGVLQKAKKLIKYIDKMGIDGWDWIKEFVDAKEKGKSAEEKPLTDSKTKKAEKDEVKEKVEKGFYYEIYEKFRANIAPNKKYIKEIIGGRPLFAEPSANGGFRLRYGRSRVSGFATWSVNPATMLILDEFIAIGTQMKTERPGKGCITTPVTTVEGPVVKLKNDSVIKVDDYETALRVKNELDEILYVGDALVNFGDFVENNQTLSPANYAEEWWIQELLKAIADTYEVELEPFAENPREAVEEAAEYIEADPEFLWKLLRDPLRVRPDVEMAIHLSKVLEIPFHPYYTLYWNTLQPEEVEELQRTLANAQIEWDEFRKNKFARKVVLDSDPKIKRYLELLGLPHRLERTENRRKAIVIDYPWASALLTPLGNLEWEFKAKPFHTVIDIINENNRIKLRDKGISWIGARMGRPEKAKERKMKPPVQVLFPIGLAGGSSRDIKKVAEAGKVSSVEIAFFKCPNCGHVGPEHLCPRCGTRKELLWHCPRCNVDYTESEAKNFDFRCPKCGVELSPYVRRTIKPSELLKQAMENVKVYGIDRLKGVMGMTSGYKMAEPLEKGLLRVKNDVYVFKDGTIRFDATDAPITHFKPREIGTSVEKLRELGYTHDFEGKPLERDDQILELKVQDVILPHEAGRYLLKVAHFIDDLLEKFYGLPRFYNAENMEDLVGHLVIGLAPHTSAGIIGRIIGFSDVLVSYAHPYYHAAKRRNCDGDEDSVMLLMDALLNFSRYYLPEKRGGKMDAPLVVTTRLDPREVDSEVHNMDVVRYYPLEFYAATYELKSPKSIKFIERVEDRLGKPEMYEGIKFTHDTDDIGLGPKMSLYKQLGDMVEKVERQLTLAERIRAVDENHVAETIINSHLVPDLRGNLRSFTRQEFRCVKCNTKYRRPPLGGKCPKCGGKIVLTVSKGAIEKYLPTAKMLVTKYNVLDYTRQRICITEKDIKTLFENVLPERQRTLMGFSADICEKMVKERTGKSNGKNGYLDELKANGNGKKNRVERAKKTPPKEVGKPKRSEKKTKPTTGLEKAALKRYLADEKGKEEERKAKDKKKKKGVSLDEFFGG; from the coding sequence ATGTCTGAGGAACTGTATTCTCCGGAGATGAAGGCCTACTTCGAGTCACTTCAACGCGAGATAGACCGGGCCTACGAGATAGCGAGAAAGGCCCGCGCCCAGGGCAAGGACCCCAGCTTAGAGGTAGAGGTTCCTCAAGCCACAGATATGGCCGGCCGTGTTGAGAGCCTCGTCGGGCCCAAGGGCGTTGCTCCCCGTATAAGGGAGCTTGTCAAGGAGTACGGCAAGGAGATTGCTTCTCTCAAGATAGTTGACGAAATAATAGACGGGAAGTTCGGTGACCTCGGGAGCAAGGAGCGTTATGCGGAACAGGCCGTTAGAACCGCCCTGGCGATCCTTACAGAGGGAATCGTTTCCGCCCCGCTTGAGGGGATAGCGGATGTTAAAATAAAGCGCAACACTTGGGCAGATAACAGTGAATATTTGGCCCTCTACTACGCCGGGCCGATAAGAAGCTCCGGCGGAACCGCTCAGGCATTGAGCGTCCTTGTCGGAGATTACGTCCGCAAAAAGCTCGGTCTTAACCGCTTCAAGCCTAGCGAGGAGCATATAGAAAGGATGGTTGAGGAGGTTGACCTCTATCACCGCGCGGTTACGAGACTGCAGTATCATCCGGAGGTTGATGAAGTTAGTCTTGCCATGAAGAACATCCCCATCGAGATAACCGGGGAAGAGACCGACAAGGTGGAAGTGAGTCACAGGGACGTTCCCGGCGTTGAGACGAACCACATCCGTGGCGGTGCAATCCTGGTCATGGCGGAGGGCGTCCTCCAGAAGGCGAAGAAGCTCATCAAGTACATCGATAAAATGGGCATTGACGGCTGGGACTGGATAAAGGAGTTTGTTGATGCCAAGGAGAAGGGTAAATCCGCCGAGGAGAAACCATTGACTGATTCCAAGACCAAAAAGGCCGAAAAAGACGAGGTCAAGGAGAAAGTTGAGAAGGGTTTCTACTATGAGATTTACGAGAAGTTCAGGGCCAATATTGCGCCTAATAAAAAGTATATAAAAGAGATAATCGGTGGCAGGCCCCTCTTCGCCGAACCTTCAGCCAACGGCGGCTTCCGTTTGCGTTACGGCCGTTCCCGCGTTAGCGGTTTCGCGACGTGGAGTGTCAACCCCGCAACCATGCTGATTTTAGATGAGTTCATAGCCATCGGAACGCAGATGAAGACTGAGAGACCCGGAAAAGGCTGCATCACAACGCCGGTAACCACGGTTGAAGGGCCGGTAGTTAAGCTCAAGAACGACTCTGTAATTAAGGTGGATGACTACGAGACTGCCCTGCGGGTGAAGAATGAGCTTGACGAGATTCTCTACGTTGGGGACGCGCTGGTTAACTTCGGCGACTTCGTCGAGAACAACCAGACGCTATCGCCTGCGAACTACGCTGAGGAATGGTGGATCCAGGAGCTTCTCAAAGCGATAGCCGACACCTACGAGGTCGAGCTTGAACCCTTCGCAGAGAACCCTCGCGAGGCCGTTGAGGAAGCGGCAGAATACATCGAGGCCGACCCGGAGTTCCTCTGGAAGCTCCTCCGCGACCCCCTGCGCGTCAGGCCGGATGTTGAGATGGCCATACATCTCTCAAAGGTTTTGGAGATTCCGTTTCACCCCTACTACACTCTCTACTGGAATACCCTTCAACCAGAAGAAGTTGAGGAACTCCAGAGGACTCTGGCGAACGCTCAAATCGAGTGGGACGAGTTCAGGAAGAACAAGTTCGCGAGAAAGGTTGTCCTCGACAGCGATCCCAAAATCAAGCGCTACCTTGAACTCCTGGGCCTTCCCCACAGACTCGAGCGGACCGAAAACAGGAGGAAGGCCATCGTAATCGACTACCCCTGGGCCTCGGCCCTCCTCACGCCGCTTGGCAACCTCGAATGGGAGTTCAAGGCCAAGCCTTTCCACACCGTCATCGACATAATCAACGAGAACAACCGGATAAAGCTTAGGGATAAGGGGATAAGCTGGATTGGGGCAAGAATGGGGAGGCCTGAGAAGGCCAAAGAGAGGAAAATGAAGCCTCCTGTTCAGGTTCTCTTCCCCATCGGCTTGGCTGGAGGTTCGAGTAGAGACATAAAGAAGGTCGCCGAGGCAGGAAAGGTTTCGAGCGTTGAGATAGCCTTCTTCAAGTGTCCCAACTGTGGTCACGTCGGACCGGAGCACCTCTGCCCGCGCTGTGGAACGAGGAAGGAACTCCTCTGGCACTGTCCCAGGTGTAACGTTGACTACACGGAGAGCGAGGCCAAAAATTTCGACTTCCGCTGTCCCAAATGTGGTGTTGAACTTTCTCCCTACGTCAGGAGGACGATAAAGCCCTCAGAACTTCTCAAGCAAGCGATGGAGAACGTTAAAGTCTACGGCATCGACAGGCTCAAAGGAGTCATGGGTATGACCTCCGGCTACAAAATGGCCGAGCCTCTGGAAAAGGGCCTCCTCAGAGTGAAGAACGACGTTTACGTCTTCAAAGACGGTACGATCCGCTTTGATGCCACCGATGCCCCGATAACACACTTCAAGCCGAGGGAGATAGGCACGAGCGTTGAAAAGCTCCGCGAACTTGGCTACACCCACGACTTTGAGGGCAAGCCCCTTGAGAGGGACGATCAGATACTGGAACTCAAAGTTCAGGATGTAATCCTCCCCCATGAGGCCGGCCGTTACCTCCTTAAGGTGGCGCACTTCATAGACGACCTCCTTGAGAAGTTCTATGGTCTCCCGCGTTTCTACAACGCGGAGAATATGGAAGATCTGGTCGGTCACCTCGTGATAGGCCTTGCCCCGCACACCTCTGCCGGAATCATCGGCAGGATAATAGGCTTCTCCGACGTTCTTGTAAGCTACGCGCACCCGTATTATCATGCGGCAAAGAGGAGAAACTGCGACGGAGATGAGGACAGTGTGATGTTACTTATGGATGCACTTTTAAACTTTTCTCGTTACTATTTGCCCGAAAAGCGCGGCGGCAAGATGGACGCGCCCCTGGTCGTTACCACGAGGTTGGACCCGCGCGAGGTCGATAGTGAGGTCCACAACATGGATGTCGTCCGGTACTACCCCCTCGAATTCTACGCGGCAACCTACGAGCTGAAGTCGCCGAAGTCGATAAAGTTCATCGAGCGCGTCGAGGACAGGCTCGGCAAGCCAGAGATGTACGAGGGCATAAAGTTCACCCACGATACCGACGATATCGGTCTCGGCCCGAAGATGAGCCTGTACAAGCAGCTCGGTGATATGGTGGAGAAGGTTGAACGACAGCTGACCCTTGCCGAGCGCATCCGCGCAGTGGACGAGAACCACGTTGCTGAAACCATCATTAACTCTCATCTCGTTCCTGATCTGAGGGGTAACCTCAGGAGCTTCACAAGGCAGGAGTTCCGGTGTGTGAAGTGCAACACCAAGTACAGGAGGCCTCCCCTCGGGGGAAAGTGCCCCAAGTGCGGCGGCAAAATCGTTCTGACGGTCAGCAAGGGCGCCATCGAGAAGTACCTGCCGACGGCCAAGATGCTTGTCACGAAGTACAACGTCCTCGACTACACGAGGCAGAGAATATGCATAACCGAGAAGGACATAAAGACACTCTTTGAGAACGTTCTTCCCGAGAGGCAGAGAACCCTGATGGGCTTTTCGGCCGATATCTGTGAGAAGATGGTGAAGGAGAGAACCGGCAAGTCCAACGGGAAGAACGGCTACCTCGACGAGCTGAAGGCCAACGGAAACGGAAAGAAGAACCGAGTGGAGAGAGCTAAGAAAACTCCTCCAAAAGAAGTCGGGAAGCCCAAACGCTCCGAGAAGAAGACAAAGCCCACTACTGGGCTTGAAAAGGCAGCCCTCAAAAGGTACCTTGCGGATGAAAAGGGAAAAGAGGAAGAGCGCAAGGCGAAGGACAAGAAGAAAAAGAAGGGTGTAAGCCTCGACGAGTTCTTCGGGGGATGA
- a CDS encoding EVE domain-containing protein — translation MTYWLCITTRENWKVIKERNVWGVAKRHKNTIAKVKPGDRLVFYVKQERKDKEILEPKIVGIFEVVSEHYTDSSRIFKSPPHINETYPLRVKIKPIKLGELEFKPLIPELKFVTNKKKWSGHLMGKAMREIPEEDYSFTKRIPFC, via the coding sequence ATGACCTACTGGCTCTGCATCACCACCCGGGAGAACTGGAAAGTAATTAAGGAGAGAAACGTCTGGGGAGTCGCGAAGAGACATAAAAACACCATTGCTAAGGTTAAACCGGGCGACAGGCTCGTTTTTTACGTCAAGCAGGAGCGGAAGGACAAAGAAATTTTAGAACCAAAGATCGTGGGCATCTTTGAGGTTGTGAGTGAGCATTACACAGACTCAAGCAGAATCTTCAAGAGTCCACCTCACATTAACGAGACTTACCCGCTCAGGGTTAAGATCAAGCCCATAAAGCTCGGCGAGCTTGAGTTCAAGCCGCTCATTCCAGAGCTGAAGTTCGTCACGAACAAGAAGAAGTGGAGCGGGCATTTAATGGGCAAGGCGATGAGAGAAATCCCAGAAGAGGATTACAGCTTCACCAAAAGGATCCCTTTCTGCTGA
- a CDS encoding DNA-binding protein encodes MISVDNVESNVIEWLKSGADSARDIVDLPWSLKELQPGVYLAEHPRMPFSLMVAFSGDFVRLIVPLGLETLSMSTEERLKVYHTLLRLNDDVHLMKFALSGMNDDVYLRADLDKKTLGKDEFNDALAALLIGLLSAVSALGLEKEFEDEIFDRIVGMVVERIQRGASREELMRFLTVKVGMPEGDAKALLTQIFNAVENSDEDVEMGYF; translated from the coding sequence GTGATTTCAGTGGACAACGTTGAGTCAAATGTTATAGAATGGCTTAAGAGCGGTGCCGATTCCGCCCGGGATATTGTGGATCTCCCTTGGTCCCTAAAAGAATTGCAACCTGGGGTTTACCTGGCAGAGCATCCGCGGATGCCGTTTTCGCTCATGGTGGCTTTTTCTGGGGATTTTGTTCGTCTGATAGTCCCCTTAGGTCTTGAGACCCTTTCAATGTCGACAGAGGAGCGCCTCAAAGTGTATCATACTCTCCTGAGGCTCAATGATGATGTACACCTGATGAAGTTTGCTCTCTCGGGAATGAACGATGACGTTTACCTTCGCGCTGATCTTGACAAAAAGACACTCGGAAAGGATGAGTTCAACGACGCCCTTGCCGCCCTGCTAATCGGTCTTCTCTCCGCGGTTTCTGCACTTGGCCTTGAGAAGGAGTTCGAGGACGAGATATTCGACCGTATAGTGGGTATGGTCGTGGAGAGAATTCAGAGAGGGGCCAGCAGGGAGGAGCTTATGCGGTTCCTCACCGTCAAGGTTGGAATGCCAGAGGGCGATGCTAAGGCGCTCCTGACCCAGATCTTTAATGCCGTAGAGAACAGTGATGAAGATGTGGAAATGGGTTATTTCTAG
- a CDS encoding ORC1-type DNA replication protein: MANDYLDSIFEKYLHAKKIFKNKEVLRHSYTPRELPHRREQIEELAHILVPVLRGETPSNVFVYGKTGTGKTVTIKFVTEELRKISDKYDIPVEVIYINCEIVDTQYRVLANIVNYFKVESGVEVPLVGWPTDEVYSRLKGVIDARERFVIIVLDEIDKLIKKSGDDILYSLTRINTELRLAKVSIIGISNDLKFKEYLDARVLSSLSEEEVVFPPYDANQLRDILMQRAKDAFNEGVLDGGVVPLCAALAAREHGDARRALDLLRVAGEIAEREGASKVMERHVWKAQEKIEQDTMEEVIKTLPLHSKVLLYAIVLLDENGELPANTGDVYSVYKSLCDHIDLEPLTQRRVSDLINELDMLGIINAKVVSKGRYGRTKEIRLNVTPYKVKNIYRQDPQLQTVLTISMSNQRRLL; encoded by the coding sequence ATGGCCAACGACTACCTCGATTCAATCTTTGAGAAGTACCTCCATGCTAAAAAAATATTCAAGAACAAGGAGGTTCTTAGACACAGTTACACCCCAAGGGAACTTCCCCACAGGCGTGAGCAGATAGAGGAACTAGCACACATCCTTGTTCCGGTTCTCAGGGGTGAAACACCATCTAACGTCTTTGTCTATGGCAAGACTGGCACAGGTAAAACCGTCACCATCAAGTTTGTTACGGAAGAGCTGAGGAAGATATCGGACAAGTACGATATTCCCGTTGAGGTCATCTACATCAACTGTGAGATAGTTGATACCCAGTACCGCGTTCTGGCCAACATAGTGAATTACTTCAAAGTGGAGAGCGGTGTTGAGGTTCCCCTCGTGGGATGGCCGACTGATGAGGTTTATTCCCGGCTCAAGGGGGTTATAGATGCCCGTGAGCGCTTCGTTATAATCGTCCTCGACGAGATAGACAAACTCATCAAGAAGAGCGGTGACGATATCCTCTATTCCCTCACGAGGATAAACACCGAACTGCGCCTCGCCAAGGTCAGCATAATCGGAATATCCAACGACCTTAAGTTCAAGGAATACCTAGATGCACGCGTTTTATCGAGCCTTAGTGAGGAGGAGGTTGTATTCCCACCTTACGATGCCAATCAGCTCCGTGATATTCTAATGCAGCGTGCTAAGGATGCCTTCAACGAAGGTGTATTGGACGGGGGCGTCGTCCCCCTCTGTGCGGCCTTAGCGGCGAGGGAACACGGCGACGCGAGGAGGGCTTTGGATTTGCTCCGCGTCGCCGGTGAGATAGCCGAGCGCGAAGGGGCCAGCAAGGTCATGGAGAGGCACGTCTGGAAGGCCCAGGAGAAGATAGAGCAGGATACTATGGAAGAGGTCATAAAGACCCTTCCCCTTCACTCTAAAGTCCTCCTCTACGCGATAGTCCTCCTCGATGAAAACGGCGAGCTTCCGGCCAACACAGGTGACGTTTATTCGGTTTACAAATCCCTGTGTGACCACATTGATTTGGAGCCCCTCACCCAGAGGCGCGTCAGCGATTTGATCAACGAGCTTGACATGCTCGGTATCATAAACGCCAAAGTCGTGAGCAAGGGCCGCTACGGCAGAACCAAAGAGATTCGCCTGAATGTGACGCCTTACAAGGTCAAGAACATATACCGCCAGGACCCCCAGCTTCAGACCGTCCTGACCATTAGCATGTCAAACCAGAGGAGGCTGCTCTGA
- a CDS encoding SDR family NAD(P)-dependent oxidoreductase — MKMGRVEGKAAIVTGATSGIGRAIAELLAKEGAKVAVTGRNVERGMEVVESIRKAGGTAKFWKLDVSSEEEVERVFAEIAREFGKIDILVNNAGVTGVDKPTHELTEEEWDQVMNVNVKGVFFCTKHVIPYMKKTGGGSIVNISSIYGIVGSPGIPPYHASKGAIRLMTKTDALIYAKDNIRVNSVYPGSIWTPMLKKACRKMGILDEEGCRKAFARMNPVGWVGEPIDVAYAVLYLASDESMFVTGTELVVDGGYTAM, encoded by the coding sequence ATGAAAATGGGAAGGGTCGAAGGGAAGGCCGCCATTGTCACCGGTGCCACCTCCGGAATCGGAAGGGCCATAGCAGAGCTTTTAGCGAAGGAGGGTGCGAAGGTTGCCGTTACCGGAAGGAACGTTGAGAGAGGCATGGAAGTCGTTGAGAGCATTAGAAAGGCCGGCGGAACCGCTAAGTTTTGGAAGCTCGACGTCAGTAGCGAGGAAGAAGTTGAGAGAGTCTTCGCCGAGATAGCGCGCGAGTTCGGGAAGATCGACATCCTGGTGAACAACGCGGGTGTTACGGGCGTTGACAAGCCCACCCACGAGCTTACCGAGGAGGAGTGGGATCAGGTGATGAACGTCAACGTCAAGGGCGTCTTCTTCTGCACGAAGCACGTCATTCCCTACATGAAGAAGACCGGCGGCGGGAGCATCGTCAACATCTCATCCATCTATGGCATCGTTGGCTCTCCGGGCATTCCGCCCTACCACGCCTCCAAGGGGGCCATACGGCTGATGACGAAGACCGACGCCCTCATCTACGCGAAGGACAACATCAGGGTTAACTCGGTGTATCCGGGTAGCATCTGGACGCCTATGCTCAAGAAGGCCTGCAGGAAAATGGGAATCTTAGATGAGGAGGGGTGCAGGAAGGCCTTCGCCAGGATGAATCCAGTTGGGTGGGTTGGCGAGCCTATAGACGTTGCCTACGCCGTTCTCTACCTTGCATCCGACGAGTCAATGTTCGTGACGGGGACGGAACTCGTCGTCGACGGTGGCTACACCGCCATGTGA
- a CDS encoding DNA-directed DNA polymerase II small subunit gives MGLVEDLLGNKYLITPPAYYLLADHYMEAFTLAELVKFAKSRGTFVIDSSIASDFLREKGIFSSAPLETPPEEIHEESEIFGGNEVSLSGDNGSELTASVETSGYDIVPAESLDENPDLERTPQTSISTGEPPETAVESVSSMELKPEKTAFSEGESFVSTGTTDTKGGLNVPADLGETVRNPSKAESDEILPLESGSSLRTSAAESSEASASESSALPVDGFSEVPSGTSLNGDYSNGYSNGNGYADSEEYYEENGEVKPKIVYGDYGVPIAYVEEVPEGEKSYSVYRDLIITPKEGFHYRAKEIPDDWEMVFDVKNVKFEAPKVKNAASKEGEIIIKSYTDYFKSRLRKMRRILRENPELGSVIDIGKLGYVGGDEEVTIIGLINSKRETAKGYMFEVEDNTGLIKVFINRNNEESKKFFQIMPDSVIGFRGHYSGRNIFFANKIFLPDVPRYKREKPPLEEKVYAVLLSDIHVGSNKFCERAFEKFLEWLNGEVNNRKEEELVSRIKYMILAGDVVDGVGIYPGQYNELEIPDIFDQYEALYNLLRNVPEHITMFIGPGNHDAARTALPQPGFYEEYARPLFKLKNAVMISNPAVVRLHGRDFLIFHGRGIEDVVNVIPNRSHHRPAEASVDLLKLRHLAPTFGEKVPIAPDPEDTLVIESVPDLFQTGHVHVMEYKIYNGVFVINAGTWQAQTEFQKMVNIVPTPARVPIIDVETARLRAVVSFDRFCEGV, from the coding sequence ATGGGACTTGTTGAGGATCTGCTGGGCAATAAGTATCTTATAACCCCTCCCGCTTACTACCTCCTGGCTGACCATTACATGGAAGCCTTCACGCTCGCGGAGCTTGTTAAGTTCGCCAAATCTCGGGGCACCTTTGTCATTGACTCCTCCATAGCCAGCGATTTTCTTCGTGAGAAGGGCATTTTTTCCAGTGCACCACTGGAGACTCCACCCGAAGAGATCCATGAGGAATCAGAAATATTTGGGGGCAATGAGGTTTCTCTTTCTGGGGATAATGGGTCTGAACTTACTGCTTCCGTAGAAACATCTGGTTATGATATAGTTCCTGCCGAAAGCTTGGATGAAAATCCCGATCTTGAACGCACCCCCCAGACATCCATTTCCACTGGAGAACCTCCTGAAACGGCCGTTGAATCTGTCTCTTCTATGGAATTAAAGCCTGAAAAGACCGCATTTTCAGAGGGGGAGAGTTTTGTTTCCACTGGAACTACCGATACCAAGGGGGGGTTAAATGTTCCCGCTGACCTGGGGGAGACAGTCCGGAACCCATCAAAGGCTGAATCTGATGAGATCCTTCCACTGGAAAGCGGATCTTCCCTCCGGACTTCCGCCGCGGAGTCATCGGAAGCATCAGCCAGTGAGTCCTCCGCACTTCCCGTTGATGGTTTCTCCGAGGTTCCCTCTGGGACTTCTCTCAACGGCGATTACTCTAATGGCTATTCGAATGGAAACGGCTATGCCGACTCAGAAGAGTACTACGAGGAGAACGGTGAGGTGAAGCCCAAGATAGTCTACGGCGACTACGGCGTTCCGATTGCTTACGTTGAGGAAGTACCAGAAGGCGAGAAGAGCTACTCCGTTTACCGTGACCTCATCATAACCCCCAAAGAGGGCTTCCACTACCGCGCGAAGGAGATACCCGACGACTGGGAGATGGTCTTTGATGTCAAGAACGTCAAGTTCGAGGCCCCCAAGGTGAAGAATGCGGCCAGCAAGGAGGGTGAGATAATAATTAAATCTTACACCGACTACTTCAAGAGCAGGCTGAGAAAGATGCGCAGGATCCTCCGCGAGAACCCTGAACTCGGGAGCGTCATCGACATCGGAAAGCTCGGCTACGTTGGGGGGGATGAAGAGGTTACGATAATCGGGCTGATCAACAGCAAGCGAGAGACCGCTAAGGGCTACATGTTCGAGGTCGAGGACAACACCGGACTCATCAAGGTCTTCATAAACCGCAACAACGAGGAGAGCAAGAAGTTCTTCCAGATAATGCCTGACTCTGTGATAGGCTTCCGTGGCCACTACTCTGGCAGGAACATCTTCTTCGCCAACAAGATCTTCCTCCCCGACGTTCCGAGGTACAAGCGTGAGAAGCCGCCCCTGGAGGAGAAGGTCTATGCGGTCCTGCTGAGCGACATCCACGTCGGTTCCAACAAATTCTGTGAGAGGGCATTCGAGAAGTTCTTGGAGTGGCTCAACGGTGAGGTCAATAACCGGAAAGAGGAGGAACTTGTGAGCAGGATCAAGTACATGATACTCGCAGGAGACGTTGTCGACGGCGTCGGCATCTACCCTGGCCAATACAACGAGCTTGAGATCCCTGACATCTTCGACCAGTATGAGGCCCTTTACAACCTCCTGCGGAACGTTCCCGAGCACATAACCATGTTCATCGGCCCAGGAAATCATGACGCTGCAAGGACGGCCCTTCCGCAGCCGGGCTTTTACGAGGAGTACGCTAGACCCCTCTTCAAGCTCAAGAACGCGGTGATGATAAGCAACCCCGCCGTTGTGAGGCTCCACGGGAGGGACTTTCTCATCTTCCACGGCAGGGGAATCGAGGATGTCGTCAATGTGATCCCAAACCGGAGCCATCACAGGCCGGCAGAGGCTTCCGTTGACCTTTTGAAGCTCCGCCACCTTGCCCCGACATTCGGCGAGAAGGTTCCCATCGCCCCCGATCCTGAGGATACACTGGTCATAGAGTCCGTCCCGGATCTCTTCCAGACGGGCCATGTTCACGTTATGGAGTACAAGATCTACAACGGAGTCTTCGTGATAAACGCGGGCACCTGGCAGGCCCAGACCGAGTTCCAGAAGATGGTGAACATCGTCCCGACTCCGGCGCGCGTGCCGATAATAGACGTCGAAACCGCCCGTCTTAGGGCAGTTGTAAGCTTCGACCGCTTCTGTGAGGGTGTGTGA